Proteins encoded by one window of Lycium barbarum isolate Lr01 chromosome 11, ASM1917538v2, whole genome shotgun sequence:
- the LOC132618859 gene encoding protein Brevis radix-like 4, with protein MLTCIARSKQASDDSLDHQPEKFNPNAAPANKQAVKTLTSQIKDMALKASGAYKQCSPCATTQPTLRKNGSQNDSDSSTSLDKFRWSYKRTGSSSSSSTTAGRKELEARLKGISSGEVTPVSASASGRRIETVVFVEESEPKEWVAQVEPGVLITFVSLPRGGNDLKRIRFSREMFNKYQAQRWWSENCEKVMELYNVQRLNRQAFPLPTPPRSEDEISKIESIEDSPVTPPLTKERLPRTLFRPMYSSSDSLELHSTHSRYNYDSCGVSSTPKLSSISGTKTEISSMDASIRTSTSRDADRSGELSISNASDLETEWVEQDEPGVYITIRSLPDGKRELKRVRFSREKFGEVHARLWWEENRARIHKQYLG; from the exons ATGCTTACGTGTATAGCTCGTTCGAAGCAAGCGAGCGATGATTCGCTTGATCATCAACCTGAGAAATTCAATCCTAATGCTGCTCCGGCCAATAAACAAGCCGTTAAAACACTCACTTCTCAG ATCAAGGACATGGCATTGAAAGCATCAGGAGCATACAAGCAATGCAGTCCATGTGCTACAACTCAGCCAACTCTCCGAAAAAACGGAAGCCAAAACGACTCAGACTCGTCTACATCGTTGGATAAATTCCGGTGGTCATACAAGAGAACAGGGAGTTCAAGTTCCAGCTCGACGACGGCGGGGAGGAAGGAACTGGAGGCAAGGCTGAAAGGGATATCGAGTGGTGAAGTTACGCCGGTATCGGCGTCAGCTAGTGGGCGGCGAATTGAAACGGTCGTGTTTGTTGAAGAAAGTGAGCCGAAAGAGTGGGTGGCTCAAGTCGAACCGGGTGTGCTAATCACTTTTGTTTCGTTACCACGTGGCGGCAATGATCTCAAACGCATTCGATTCAG TCGAGAAATGTTTAATAAATACCAAGCTCAAAGATGGTGGTCAGAGAATTGTGAGAAGGTAATGGAGCTTTATAATGTCCAAAGGTTGAATCGCCAAGCTTTTCCCCTGCCAACACCTCCAAGATCTGAAGACGAG ATTTCAAAAATCGAATCCATTGAAGACAGTCCTGTGACACCCCCGCTCACTAAAGAACGACTACCCCGTACTTTGTTCCGTCCAATGTATTCATCTTCAGATTCTCTTGAACTACACTCGACCCATTCTCGCTATAATTATGACTCTTGCGGTGTCTCCTCAACTCCAAAACTCTCAAGCATCAGTGGAACAAAGACGGAGATATCATCAATGGATGCCTCTATTCGGACTAGCACATCAAGAGATGCAGATCGCTCTGGAGAGCTATCCATCAGCAATGCTAGTGATCTTGAAACCGAATGGGTTGAACAAGATGAGCCTGGAGTTTACATCACCATACGATCTCTACCAGATGGCAAAAGAGAACTCAAACGTGTCAGATTCAG CCGAGAAAAATTTGGAGAAGTGCATGCCAGGTTATGGTGGGAAGAGAATCGTGCTAGGATACACAAACAATATCTGGGATGA